A window from Megalobrama amblycephala isolate DHTTF-2021 linkage group LG21, ASM1881202v1, whole genome shotgun sequence encodes these proteins:
- the gpr25 gene encoding probable G-protein coupled receptor 25, giving the protein MASSTEMALADVAMNSTSNYDDLDFPLNSTDEYADYYSPTDLISLPMSNVYIPVLYFIMFFIGFLGNLFVIAVIGKRRQKNGRLVDTFVLNLALADLVFVLTLPLWALSARYDEWPFGEILCKISSFIIAVNRFSNIFFLTCMSVDRYLAVVRLMDSQFLRSSKCVHITCSMVWIISFFLGIPSLVYRRLTDEMSCSEDSKSSFVQGMNLLTIFLTFLLPVLILGLCYGSILVNLRRHCHIATNSRAEARRRHSLKIVFAIIAAFLISWLPFNLFKTIQVISLMSTGDLSRHMSSIIVSGLTLSCCLAFLNSCVNPAIYFFLDQYFRRRALVMCLGCLGQGDVHQNYISSSFSNGTSDTYSGNTSTRGRLFSLTQKE; this is encoded by the coding sequence ATGGCAAGCAGTACAGAGATGGCACTCGCTGATGTTGCAATGAACTCCACAAGCAATTACGACGATCTTGATTTTCCATTGAACTCCACAGATGAATATGCTGACTACTACAGCCCAACCGATCTGATATCGCTGCCTATGTCCAACGTCTACATTCCTGTGCTGTACTTCATCATGTTCTTCATTGGCTTCTTAGGGAACCTGTTTGTCATTGCGGTCATCGGCAAACGGCGTCAGAAAAATGGACGTCTTGTGGACACCTTCGTGCTGAACTTGGCATTAGCCGACCTTGTGTTTGTTCTCACGTTGCCATTGTGGGCGCTTTCGGCACGTTACGATGAGTGGCCCTTCGGTGAGATCCTGTGCAAGATCAGCAGCTTCATCATTGCGGTCAACCGCTTTTCCAACATTTTCTTCCTCACCTGCATGAGCGTGGACCGGTACTTGGCTGTCGTGCGCCTCATGGACTCTCAGTTTCTACGGAGCAGCAAGTGTGTGCATATCACCTGTAGCATGGTGTGGATCATTTCTTTCTTCCTTGGAATTCCATCATTGGTGTACCGTCGGTTGACAGACGAAATGTCGTGTTCGGAGGATTCAAAATCCTCTTTTGTCCAAGGAATGAATCTCCTGACTATATTTCTAACCTTCCTGCTCCCCGTACTGATTCTAGGCCTCTGTTATGGTTCGATTTTGGTTAACCTGCGGCGTCACTGTCATATTGCCACAAACTCACGTGCAGAAGCCAGACGACGACATTCTCTCAAGATCGTGTTCGCCATAATTGCGGCTTTTCTGATCTCCTGGCTTCCTTTCAATTTGTTCAAGACCATCCAGGTCATCTCGCTGATGAGCACAGGAGATCTTAGCAGGCACATGAGCTCGATCATAGTTAGTGGACTCACGCTGTCCTGCTGCCTGGCATTTCTCAACAGTTGTGTAAATCCAGCCATCTACTTTTTTCTGGATCAGTATTTCAGGCGCAGAGCCTTGGTCATGTGTCTGGGATGCCTGGGTCAAGGAGACGTACACCAGAACTAcatctcctcttctttctcAAACGGCACTTCTGACACTTACTCTGGTAATACATCGACCCGCGGGCGGCTTTTCTCACTTACTCAGAAGGAGTGA